The following coding sequences are from one Nicotiana tomentosiformis chromosome 3, ASM39032v3, whole genome shotgun sequence window:
- the LOC104115599 gene encoding uncharacterized protein isoform X2 yields MAFRSATYLKSIVSHLLKGSSSVNYATAATSRFKGASPPVQLKATVPKSKKGDFVPVCVALGMIGLSASFGLHTAMHQLRRAPNVHVKKSRRETLPEIVEPEHVAEDADKFINKSLFRKVAHIQDFSTSRVIPDPAHGDVYTKKPGVVTLKTVGVDPN; encoded by the exons ATGGCTTTTAGATCAGCG ACTTATCTAAAATCCATTGTTAGTCACTTATTAAAGGGAAGTTCCTCAGTAAATTATGCAACAGCAGCCACTTCAAGATTTAAGGGAGCGTCACCACCCGTCCAACTTAAAGCGACTGTGCCCAA GTCAAAGAAGGGAGACTTTGTGCCAGTGTGTGTGGCGCTAGGAATGATCGGACTATCGGCGAGTTTCGGGCTGCACACGGCGATGCATCAGCTGAGGCGAGCCCCTAATGTGCATGTAAAAAAATCAAGGAGGGAAACTCTGCCTGAGATAGTGGAGCCAGAACATGTTGCAGAAGATGCAGATAAGTTCATTAACAAATCTTTATTCCGAAAGGTGGCTCACATTCAGGATTTTTCTACTAGCCGTGTCATTCCTGATCCAGCTCATGGCGACGTTTATACCAA GAAGCCGGGTGTAGTGACCTTGAAGACTGTAGGAGTGGATCCAAATTAA
- the LOC104115599 gene encoding uncharacterized protein isoform X1, protein MAFRSATYLKSIVSHLLKGSSSVNYATAATSRFKGASPPVQLKATVPNYRSKKGDFVPVCVALGMIGLSASFGLHTAMHQLRRAPNVHVKKSRRETLPEIVEPEHVAEDADKFINKSLFRKVAHIQDFSTSRVIPDPAHGDVYTKKPGVVTLKTVGVDPN, encoded by the exons ATGGCTTTTAGATCAGCG ACTTATCTAAAATCCATTGTTAGTCACTTATTAAAGGGAAGTTCCTCAGTAAATTATGCAACAGCAGCCACTTCAAGATTTAAGGGAGCGTCACCACCCGTCCAACTTAAAGCGACTGTGCCCAA TTACAGGTCAAAGAAGGGAGACTTTGTGCCAGTGTGTGTGGCGCTAGGAATGATCGGACTATCGGCGAGTTTCGGGCTGCACACGGCGATGCATCAGCTGAGGCGAGCCCCTAATGTGCATGTAAAAAAATCAAGGAGGGAAACTCTGCCTGAGATAGTGGAGCCAGAACATGTTGCAGAAGATGCAGATAAGTTCATTAACAAATCTTTATTCCGAAAGGTGGCTCACATTCAGGATTTTTCTACTAGCCGTGTCATTCCTGATCCAGCTCATGGCGACGTTTATACCAA GAAGCCGGGTGTAGTGACCTTGAAGACTGTAGGAGTGGATCCAAATTAA